A segment of the Aptenodytes patagonicus chromosome 3, bAptPat1.pri.cur, whole genome shotgun sequence genome:
TTATGCAAGAGAAAACCAACTTTCTCAAAACTGAGTGAAAGGATGCTTTCAGACACAGAATTTTAACAAAAGTTATGTTGAAAGAAGTTGGTGAAATGCACTTGAGTGGAACAAATTGAAAATCTGACATTACCCTACAGCCAAATCTTTCACCACCAATTTTAAGGATAcacaagcagcaaagcaggtGAAACAGGAGAGAATAGCGCTACTAATTTACCTAAGCAGCCAATTCATCTCAACAATTTAACACGAGGTTCTACTTCAATTTAAGCCATCAAAACACAAAGCCCCCcttatttctgttaaaaacatGTAGGGTTTTTTAGACCAACAAcagctttttactttttgtgCAACATTTCTGGACTTTGAGTCACTAAAAACAAATAACCACAAAGTACTTGAACACTACCCACTATCTATCCAGAATAccaaatatattacaaaataagacaatgcaaatatttgcttAAGTTTTGGTTTCATGCAtatccacattttaaaaagtaagctAAAATCCTACTGTATATTCTTACAGTATATCATGTTCCACCTTCTAAAAGTAGTAAGAACATCGTAACAATGAGCATGAGAAGGTAAATATAAGCTTGACAGTATTGCAGTGAAGTAAGTTTTGTTATCTTACTACCTCAAGAAGGTGAAAGGCAAATTTTTTACAGCCTAgtttcatttcaattttattGAACTGTCTACAATATTCTGTGAGTGCGTGCACATACACAGGCACGCACAGAAAAAGTGGTATCTACAAACAGTTTACacaaatatttacatacatatgtTATTTACATAAACTAATATGACTGCATGATTTTTGATGTAAAAACCATATGCTTCTTGCACATATAACTGTTGCATTGGTCTTACAAAAGTAATAGAAACCTTTTGCAACAACTAGCTAAGCACATATCATAGCTGAGTCCAAGTTTTTAGAGCttgcaggtttttaaaaaaatacaatacctAGAACACTGTTATCAAACAAATATGCTTTATTGGCATCTAAAAACAAAATGCACCCAacattaaaatgtactttttcatttttttaaacccactGCAGTACGAGGAACAAATGACAAACACTTACTTTAGAGAAAACAGAGACTATAGTGTAGATTTTACAAAATCACTTTTAATCTCTGTGTTATGCTCCTTAAATAACATGGGCCGTTTCTTTTTCTGCCGAATTGTAGGAACATAAAATATCACAGCTTTGTCTATACTTTAAAATTCTCCAGCAGCCTAAAAACACGGACAAGATACACCAGCACCTGTTTTCAAGTATAACAATTTTGATAGCCAACCTAAGGGTAGTATCtaaaaaattccattttcttccatAGGAAGTCTTTGTTTGACAAGCTGTTATTTTATCTTTgtgaaattaaaagcaagtgGGGGAAAGTTTATGCTTtaccagagaaataaaaaaaatgtttacctaCCATGTTCAAATTAAGAACAGTGTTCTATACAAGTCAGTTGTACAGTTATTTAAGTGAAAGATGAACATGAACATCAGATTAACTTAATTCTGGCAGACAAAAGTGAACTGCTACGGTCCAGTCAGCCATTTATCTATTACAGAGAGATGACAACTTTACAAAAGGTATCTTTTACCTACTGAGTGATGATTATGTCCCCTCAGTTTCTGTGCTTTCTACCACTGGTTCACTTTCTATATCAGCTTCTGTGTCACTCTTCTCTTTGTTTATCTCGACGGAAGATGTCAGTTTTTCATAAAGTTCTGGATCGTCCTGCACCTGTGCAGTTGGTGGCTGACTTTCTGTCTCTGTATTTTCACCGTTTACCTGGGGCATATTATCGGCTTTGCGTTGGGAAGTGGCCCCATCAAAATACTCAAAAACCCGTGGATGTGGAGGGGGGATCCAGTTGTTTGACATTCTGTCTCTTCCAAACCTGTTCccattaatttctctgcaaaaattaaaatctctgtCATCCCTATCCCTCTGTCTTTCCCAGGGTCTTCTGCGGTCATCAAAATCTCTATGAGCATCTTGTTCAAATCCTCTATTCCAATTGGGACCACTTCTACTATCAAACCTATAGTTTACATGCCGAAACCTCTCTCTGTCTTCATGGAAGCCTTTAGGGCCGCCATAAATAGGGAAGGCATGGTGCTCTCTTTCATCATAATCTCCTCTCTGTCCCCAGTGCTTGTCTGAATTGAAACCAAAATGCTCTCTTCGACCAAGGTTATCTATACCCGGTCTTCCAAAATTTTCTCTCATGTCTACATGTGGTCTCGCAAAGTGTTCTCTTCCATCTACTGGAGGCCTTCCTATACTCTCTCTTGGATCAACGGGTGGACGTCCAACAGAATCTCTGACATCCACTGGAGATGGTCTGTTAAGATTATCTCGGTTTTCCACTGGAGGAAAGCGATAATCTCTGTCTCCTTCCTGCTGAATGTTATCGCCTCCAAGTGGTAGTCTTTTCTCTGGATTAGAAATGCTATCGATGTTTTGTCTTCCTGGTGTTCCAAAAGGTCTTTCTGTTTGATTAAAAATATctcctggaggaaaaggacctcgAGGTGGCGGGTGAAGAGATGGATCAAGGATTGCTGGAGGGGGAATACTACGCTGCGGTGGCATTCCTGGCTGCATTAATGGAAACCTTGGTCCAGGCGAATGGGGCATTAGGCCTGGACGGATATCTATGAGAGGCATTCCCGGCATCCTTTGACTACTAATATTTAAATGAGGCATGTTTTGAACCCCAGCTGGATGCTGCATTGCCAGAAGTCCAGAACTACTTGAAATATTTGGTGGCGGCACTCCCATAAGTCCAGAACTACTTGAAACATTGGGTGGTGGCATTATGAGAAGCCCAGAGTTGCTTGAGACACTCGGTGGCTGTACTCCTGCCAGAACTCCTGAGCTGCTTGAGACACTGGGTGGCTGCATTCCTGTCAGAAGGCCAGGGCTGCTTGAGACACTGGGTGGATGCACTCCAGCTAGAAGCCCTGAGCTACTTGAGACATTTGGTGGTTGCACTCCAGCCATAAGTCCAGAGCTACTTGAGACGCTGGCTGGCTGAACTCCGCCAGCAAGAGAAGAGCTACTGGAGACAGTAGGTAGCTGCACCCCTCCTGCAAGACCAGAACTGCTTGAAACAGTTGGTGGTTGCACTCCTCCTCCAAGTCCAGAGCTGCTTGAAACACTGGGTGGCTGTACTCCCCCTGCAAGTCCAGAGCTACTTGAGACACTGGGTGGTTGCCCTTCTCCAGTAAGCCCAGAACTGCTTGAGACGCTGGGTGGCTGCACTCCTCCAAGTCCAGAACTACTCGAGACATCACTTTGCACTAAAATGCAGCAACAAGAAGAACAGTTAACAGAAAATGCCAGTGTAACACAtagcattcaaaacaaaatgcagcttCATCCATATTCAGTTAATGCATTCAGTGATGATACTGCTGACAAGGTCTGTCTCAGTTTCTATAATGAACGTACATTATTTTAATCACATTGGTGATAAACAGACATTATGCCACAGAAATTAATGTCTCTACATAGTAAAGAACGAATAGCAGCTTAAAATTGACAAACCCCAAAGCCATCACCCAATTTATGCAAGGGAAGTATTAAAATCTTTGATGTAATTCTGTAAACGCTGTACTATCCTaccctctcctgctcctttccaTTGCCACTTGTGTAGTAAGAATGCACTTTTAAGAAGTTTCCTAAAGGGCTCCCAGTCTCAGCTTTACTTCTGGAGTCTACAAAGAAAACATCTCTGAGCATAAGCTGCTAGAAATCAATGATCAGATGATGACAAAGATGGTTCCCACCACTCCTCCAACTTAAACTGAAAATGATACCCAGCCTAGAACTTCCTACTCTGTAGTTATTACTGCAGTGGACTACgatctgcaaaaaaaccctcagaagtATGATGTTTCCTGTTTGCGATCGTATCAGACGATAAAGACATTTCTTACCAGATCTATTGTTTTCGCTGGAAGAAATCTGAAGGTCTGGAAGATGTGATCCCTTTTCATCTGATTCTGGTTTGTTGATTGGCAGAGGATTAAAAACGCTTCCAGCAGATAACGTTGGAGTAGCTAGATTGCTAGTAACTGTGCCAACTGGTAGAACAAGGCTAGTAAAAGGAACATCCTTCATCGTCTCTTGTGCAATTGGTAATGGAGGCTGTACTAAAGCTGTAGAGAAATAACAGAAGTGTATCACAGTAATCATATATTCAAGCCTTCAAGATTAGTTTGGCAGAGGTCAGCTGATAAATCAAAGTAAGTGGAATTAATTACTCTAAATGTTACATTTTTGGATAATAATTTCTTATCCTCAATCAGCActgtaatatttatatttttgtagaGACCATGAACTGCAGGCAACCTAAGCAATCAGTACTCtttaacagatatttttaaacGTTGAATGAAAACAGTTAAAAggctaaacaaaaataaattattataaattattcagTCACTAACACCAAACAGCTCAAGTAACAGATACATCTGTTACAGACAGGTTCAAATGTTGAACTATgcatacaaataataaataattaatttgtcataattttttttttagtaactccACAGTAAGTATCATTTTTCAGTCAACTTGAAAAGCTCTGTAAATCTTTTTCTCAATACCTGCTTAAACCAGCTAAACAAtaacttctgttttgctgttttccattACATAGGATTAACTTGCTTTTGATTAAATAAGAAGTAATATATCAAACAATTAAACTTTTCACAACACACAAACACAAGAAGAATCAAACTTACGTGTTGGAACAACTGGTGGGACAACAGGTGGCGGGACAACAGGTGGTGGGACCACAGGTGGAACTGGGGGAGGCATATAacctatatggaaaaaaaaaagacaaattattaCAACGGAAGCAAATAAAGTTTTGCAGTAAAAGCTTGCCTACATTATTCATCCTGAAAAGCTGCACCACTGAAGACTAGCAAACAACAAATGTATGGGAAGAGGCAACAGtggtttctgttttcaaaaacaaCCCCATCTTTACTGTAGATGATCTGCATGTGCATGTTTAAAAGTGATTTCTGCCAGCAATATCCAAAGAAGAAAACTAAGAGTTTcaaaattttccacagaaaggaGATTAATcttaaggatttttaaattttcatttttattaaagttCAAAAAAATTTCTGCTTACTATTATTTCTGCTAATAAATTCTTATTCTCGACAGAATACACTGGTAAAAATAGTATTAAGTTAGACATAAGAAATTTCATACTAGATTAAAATTAAAGATTCAAAGGTCAACTGGCTCAAACAGTAACAGTAGCTGATGGAAAACTATACAAAGCATGATGTACATAGAAGCACACAAACTGAGTATACTCATTACATACTCAACTTCATTTTTACTAACTTACCTGGAGGTGGTTGTGAAGGGTTGAAACTCGCTCGCAAGAAGGGTGGAGGAGGAATTGCGCTATAACCAGGAGGAGGGACAGACATTGTGACAGGAAATGCAGGTGGAACCAAGCTAAcagcaggcacagctggagctacCGGAATCTgttttcatggaaagaaaaaacaagcaacttCAATACTTAACAGTATTCAATGACATTAAAAGAGGGATAAACCGATTTGACTGCAATTCATGTTAAGCACTAAATGTACCAAAGGCTTTGCATATATTCTGAACACCCTGAAGAATTAGATTGCATTCTGAAATGGTACCTACACTACAGGTAAGCAAGGACACTGGAAGAATCCTATGCTATGTTTTGTTTAttctaaaaagaacagaaaaatacatgGTTAAACACTATACTTATTCAAGAATAAAAATTTACCTATGGGAGAAAGGTGAatgcagaaagggagagaaaaggaaggaaaatgtagATAGTGTGGCAATTTGAGAGCACTTAGAAAACTGATTCTATTCTCATTAGAAAAATTTACGTATTTTAGAACAGTACTGGAAAGTTGAGTTCAGTGTATGTAATTATAAGGCTAATAATCCTGATGAAGTCCTGAAAATTACTTAGTATTTCTCAAACTTCTGTTTGAGCTACGTTTTTTGATACAGTGCAGCATAATTACAAGTAATTAGCAGCAGAATAAAagcaatatatatatgtatatttaaatacatactgaTCACAGCGTACACTAGGAGATAGTTGAAATAAGACTGAAGACAATTTTTGTGAAAAAAGCGCAAAATTCAATGTAAGTAAATGTGATTGTTAACTTTCACAGCAATTTTACGTCAGCTgtcaataaaattttattttattggaaatATCTATACACGTTAGGAAagataaaacagtaataatacaAAAAATTTTGTATTAAGCAACTGCTTCTCATTTTACAATTTCATATGGTCATTATTAAAAGGATTTAAAGAGTTTGacaaaaagcatttgtatttataCTCGATAAACATGTGTAGTGTAGAATACTCAAGAAAAATTTCTAGCCTTCCACAATATCTTGTTACTGATTGGATGTTAATAAAAATTCTCTGTTTTAGCGGAacgaaaaaaaaatacaacagagaaTCAAAGACTCTCATGAATTACTGCATAAAGAGTGCAACAGCACACTACTTGAATAATCAGATCTTTTAAATATGAGACCGTCTCTATGAAACCCTGCCCCAAAttactgagaaaataattaaacTATATTAAAAACTGATATGGGGAAAAGCACATAGGTAGAGAAGAAAcaagcacaagtgaaaaaaagttTATTGCATTGCTTAGCTTACAGAAAGATGCTTTGCTCTGTAAACAAAATACTTTCTGTAAgctcattttaatttctctttaaaaaactAATGTgccagtattattttttttttttacaattgcTCTGTCTTCAACATTTAAGCCTTCATTTGAGATTGTACACAAGTTTGCAATATGTTGTGCATGAAACTGAAGATTTTGCTCAACCATGGCAACTGATTCTActctaaaatatttcagagataaACACACATGGACACAGGACTTAAGTATTTTTGATTTAAGTACTTTAACTCAGCATTAAAATTTATCTGTATTGAATAAAAAGTTTGCCCTCCAGTTCTGTGGGGTATTTACACACTCAGACCAATACAAACCTGCAGCATAGTGACTGGTTGTGTGTAAGCTTCTGTCTGTGTTGTAATAACTGTACTCTTATCAACTGCAGCACTCTGCGTagtttgaatattttctttagcAGCTTCTGAGCTTCTGGCTGTTTcccattctttaaaaaaaaggtataattttaatataaaaagaaaattaatgtgttatttttgtttaaatactaaAAAGCCCTCTTCCTTCTTAAACAATAAATTTTAATCTGGTATCTATATAGAGTCATTACAAATAACTCCCAAACATTATGAAAAGAAGCAAGTGCAattatttcttacattttaaagaaGGTAAAATATCTTTAATCACCTGCAATACTCTGTTTCATTATGACTCTatgcaaactgatttttcaaaactTGCCTAGTTTTTTCACCAATCATTCTGTTAATAATTTGTAATATAGAGTATGCTCCAGTTTTCTAGAAACTGCTGTTGTCAACATATCTGTGTTATCAGCTGGCTACTGTACAATGACAGAGAATCCTCATGTTAAACAAACCTCACACCAACCCCCACTTCTTCCTTCTGCCACTTCCTCAAAAAGTTTTGAAGTATAACGTAGTGAACATGCTTCGGTAAtgtttcatgttttaatttttctgtcatttatatTCAATTTTTACTCAAAGCAAGACCGCATTTTGACCTGAAAAATTATTGTCACTATTATGTAACAGTCTTAATAGTCCAGTCATTTGGTGCTAGATCCGTTTCAAGAAAACACAGTACTCATGAATCTTTCACAAATCTAACAAACCTCTCAATTAACTGGGCTTCAGAGTAAGGTCTAACATTACTTGCTTTCCTGTCTCTTCGACTTTATGGAGAAATACCTTAAGGTTCAGCTAAGCTGTGCCTATTTGGACAAGTTCCAACTCCAACTTAAGTCTTACACCTGAATATAAGACTCTTCACAATCACAAGCAGATCATAATTTCTacacaaattaatattttacatactTGGAAATGAGTACACAGCAAATTcgtaactgtttttaaaaatgctaacCTTTATTAACTTGCTTAGATTAATTCCCCTTTGTCACTAATTCCTCATTGTCATGCCAATCAATTACTCAGCTACAAAGACAATCTAGATTTCATGATTACAGTGCCACTTATGTTGTAACAAGTAGCTTATAAAATTTATGTAAATTGAGAAAGAGTATGTATTACCTAAAACAATAAACTTTCTGAGGATGTGCAATTACCAAGACAAACATATTTTCCTACCAGGAGAATCATTGTTGATGTCCGTACCTGTATTTACTGTCTCCTGGTCAATCATGCCACCTTCAGCAAAGCCCTCCAAATCATCCAATTTTACTTTCTCCCAAGGAATATATGAAACTCCCAGATCCACATCCCAGAATTGCTTGTATTCTGTTTTCACACCTTTATTCAAAGCCCAggcaatctgaaaataaaacccaaccagACAATCTGGTTAAATCATATAACTTGtgaacagaatatttcagatcGTTTCCTTCATGTTCCTGTCACTGCAGATCAATCTTCAGTATCTATTTATTAAAGTTTTaacaagtttttaattttaaacgaACCTGTAGGAAGTTTACTTGGCCTCTGCAACAACAGGTATGTGGAAGATTAATTACAACAAAAAGCTTAAATTTGTTCTGCATTAATTCTAACATATATGttgggaaattaaaaatacagtatttcaagGACTCATCCTAAAGCAtcaaagaaagtagaaaaaaacacAGCATTTAATCATATAGTTAACTCCGTAAGAATACTACCAAATTTAATATCAAGTGATCCACATGGTCAGGTACAGGATTTAAGTTGTTTACAGTCTTGTACTCATCACTAGCATGTACATAAAGTGTTCTCCAAGCATTTCCTAAGTATCAAGTCGTAATTTCATTTTACTATCTTCCATATCACCTgttaaaagctgcattttacacagagaggaaagaaacaattTACACCGTATTGCTTCATTCTTCTTCTCCATATTGTACGTTTGAATGAACAGCTGCTAAATGACAAATCGTCATATTACAACTGTATTGTATTTGAAATGGACAGCATCCTTAGATTAAAAGCAACTTACCTTAATAATTTTAGACCCAATTTTATAGGACCCAGAACTAAGTTTCTGAAGAGCACGATACGCATCTTGTCTATGAACCATACAGACATAAGCACAACCTCTTGGGGGAATCATCTATGGAAAAAAAGCAATGAtcttaaaaagcaggaaaaccaGTACTTCAGATTACATAACTACACTAAGTGAATACTAATACTAAAAAAGGAAAGGCTTACACTGTAAACAATCGTTACCTTAATCAGCAATATTAACAATTTTGAGCATCAGCAAAACTTAAGAGTGATATTGGCATGGTACTTCAGTTATAACATTTTCAAGAAGCAGCAGTAAGCTTAAGAATGGGTACTAAAAATGACATGAAAGATTTGAACAACATGGAGCAGGCAAGAACTGGGAGCTATACTATTAcagcttcagaaaagcagagGTTGCTACCTCTTATTAAGCTCCAAACTCACCATGAGCTGAGCACCAACCTTTCACAGAGGTGCAAACTAGTGATTAAAAGTATCTTGCATTTTTGAAGGGTGAAATTCCTCATTCCTGAAGTGTGATTTCCACTAGCTTTAGTGTTTTATTTAGTAAAGAAAAGTATGAAGTGGCATGTAATCTGTGAAAGTTTGCAAATCATGTATGACAACTGCTTGTTTTAGTTTTAGTCAAGTTATAAAATATAGGTGCGCTTTTATGTTGTTTAGGAGCACACAGTAACATaaccaacaaaaatatttaagatgacAGATTTTAATGCAGTTGTtacaaaaatatgtttaagaTATAAAACAACATTATCCTAGGTACTTAAAGCTTTGTGGAATGCGTAGGATGAACTATTTACAATGTGGTTTGCCTCTGAAATGCAACAGGCACTGGGACGTTATGGTTGTTACATTACTCTCCTTTGAACTTTCTTAATTGCTAGTCCCTGGAAATTACTTAAGGCTTAACTGTCAGACTATAGGGTTTTTTTGACTTGTGAAGCCTTTTAAAAGATTCTGTAATGCCACAAAAACTGTTCCTTATTAATTATATAGCTGAATACATTAACATGataagaaaaatagtaaaaatattatcTGAAATGAATGAAATTGCATGAGAAGCACTTTAAAACTGCTGGAGCAAGAGACAAAAATCCAAATTTCTCTCATGTAGATGTTATtttaggagaaaaatactttctcttgaAGCTGAATTACAGGCAACACTGAAGTACTACTCTAAACGTCTACATCTAAATGACTCTAAATCATGAGAAACTATCTCCTAATTATAAGCATCTTTTTAATTGTCACATTTTAGAATAAACACTTGTTTACagtacaatttcttttcttctaaatgttTTATCCACATTGATTCCACTTAACGAATCCTCTGTATGGAACATAACCAAGAGCAATGTGGATACACATCAGTTTGTGTCCATTAGTCCAAGGAAAAGTGATACCTGCACCATGCCACgtcacaaaaagagaaaagacataACTTTTTGTTTGTTAAGACCCTGGTTTAAAAAATTGTGCAAATTGTTAGTGCCCAGGAAAAGCCATTTCAGTACCATGAAGTGCACTGTCTTTAGTGCTTCAAAAGACAGTACATGGAAACCAACAAGCAAATATCATAGCCACAGTTtttaaacagtaataaaaaaagtctCCTAAATACAAGCTTAAGCCGCTTAAAAGGAGTTCAGAGGCATAAGCATGTTTAAGTTGCTAGTCTGTAATCCCAGAAAATGCATGGTAACTTGCTTACTTACATTAATAGACTCTATTTGTCCAAATTCTTCAAACAAGTTAGTTAAATCTTGCTGTGTAGCCTTCTTGTCTACTTGACCTACCCAAAGAGTAGTACTGCAAACTGTCAAGAGACACATTCATGTCAATCAAAATACTAGAATGTTAGCTTATAAAATACTCTATAGCATGGATATAAAAGTCTTTACATTTGTACAGAAATCACCGATCAAAAAGCAAGAATAGTAAATCTATTACTGACTATATAGAGATTAAGtacattaacaaaaatattaaaaggttaAAAGACACCAAACAGATACTCAGTACAAGTGTTCAttcttcttgtttcattttctttcaaacaaaatagttgttttaaaagaaatgaaaaaataaaattctgtagaTTATTAGCTAAGGTAAACTGCAGTAGAAATTACTACTAATAATTTTTATTCCATGTTCCATAAAAACGATGCCTGTAGGATTTAAAGTCAGTGTTAACAAAGTAAGATTAAGTTCTAACTGGCTAGAAGTGTATTAGAGAAGGAACTAACTGCAGTATTATGCGCTGCATTTTCAcctgaaagaaatggaaactgtACTTTTACTTTACCTTGAGGAACATCCCAGAAAGACAAACTTGGCTGAAGTCCATCACTGAGCTGAAGATGTCCATGATACTTCTGACTCTTGTCAATTCCACAAGCCCAGATCCCCTACCCCTGTCCCCCTCACCACTGACATGTGAGCTTGAACGTCCTTCTCCCATATGTACATGGTTCCAATTCTTTTGTCTTCCAAATATTACCCAGTTTATGTGTGCAAGCCTTGACAAACTCATAGCAGTTACTTCCACTTAACACAGGGTGATCTACATCAGCAAGAGATTAGGCCAATATTGGTAGTTTTCCTCAAATATCTTACTACCCTGAGTAATCCACCCAGGATCTTAAAGGATCTAAGgcagaacaaaaccagacaacCTGGATCTCTTGCGCTTGCCCCATCCTGGACCAAGGAAACATTCTTTCTTCATCATTATCTTGATACATCACACATCCTTCCTGTATCAATCTTGGCGCACCAAACTGGAAACCAGCGTTGTGCGTTCCTCTGTCAACTGACAGCAGTACTCAGTAGTACTGAGAATGACTAGCCTTAAGATTTCTCTTGGACAAAACTTGTTCCTCACATGCTTGTAGATGGCCCTATTGTTTCTCATGGTGTTAAGCTCTATGAAACAATTCTTCAGACCTCCGTAAGTGACAACGGTGGCTGTCACTGAACAAATTTCATGAAGTAAAACGCGTGTCAGTTGAATTACCTATTTATTTACCGCCCCCCAAAGTTTCCACACTTCACTTAGCCTTCTTAATATCTCCTTTCCATGAGCCGGGTCACTTCACAGGACCTCAATTGCTGCTGTTGTTCATCAGGTTACTTAACATCCCTGCCTCCCAGTTCCCATCCATTCTGATTATAGCTCCCTGCTTTGTGGACTACTGGGACAAATCTACACCATAAAACTGATTTGCCTCTTTTCCCGTGAAaagccagagaggaaaaaaatatacatctgAGTTTAAAGCCACCCTGGAATAATGTAAAATATCAATGTGAAGAGAACAGAACactctttcttttgcaaaaatgaATTTTGAACTGCTTGTCAGATAAACGATAcagttttaaaacacaaaataaatgcaaaactacATCAGAAACTGCGTATAAACTATCTAAACAAAGTTAAATTTGGGAACACAAGTTCATTACAAAAGTAAATTCAGTACAATTATGCATCCCAAGAATCCAGAGTCCTGCTAACACAGCAGCAGTGGGATATACAGATACAGTAGCAGATGACTACACCCAATTTCACTGTTTCTAGCACTCATCTCAAAATACATTCCC
Coding sequences within it:
- the SCAF8 gene encoding SR-related and CTD-associated factor 8 isoform X3; this translates as MDRFDFGEESEQNEEPKKETPTSQLPLVPESMNNSLFHQLAEQLQQQNLEHLRQQLLEQQQPQKASPEENQEGNFGSEHSASPSQGSSQQQFLEVETNVDDSMDIQQQDMDIDEGQDVAEEEIFEQEEKKTAVRSRSRTRSRSRSRSPRKRRSRSRSGSRKRKHRKRSRSRSRERKRKSSRSYSSERRAREREKERQKKGLPPIRSKTLSVCSTTLWVGQVDKKATQQDLTNLFEEFGQIESINMIPPRGCAYVCMVHRQDAYRALQKLSSGSYKIGSKIIKIAWALNKGVKTEYKQFWDVDLGVSYIPWEKVKLDDLEGFAEGGMIDQETVNTEWETARSSEAAKENIQTTQSAAVDKSTVITTQTEAYTQPVTMLQIPVAPAVPAVSLVPPAFPVTMSVPPPGYSAIPPPPFLRASFNPSQPPPGYMPPPVPPVVPPPVVPPPVVPPVVPTPLVQPPLPIAQETMKDVPFTSLVLPVGTVTSNLATPTLSAGSVFNPLPINKPESDEKGSHLPDLQISSSENNRSVQSDVSSSSGLGGVQPPSVSSSSGLTGEGQPPSVSSSSGLAGGVQPPSVSSSSGLGGGVQPPTVSSSSGLAGGVQLPTVSSSSSLAGGVQPASVSSSSGLMAGVQPPNVSSSSGLLAGVHPPSVSSSPGLLTGMQPPSVSSSSGVLAGVQPPSVSSNSGLLIMPPPNVSSSSGLMGVPPPNISSSSGLLAMQHPAGVQNMPHLNISSQRMPGMPLIDIRPGLMPHSPGPRFPLMQPGMPPQRSIPPPAILDPSLHPPPRGPFPPGDIFNQTERPFGTPGRQNIDSISNPEKRLPLGGDNIQQEGDRDYRFPPVENRDNLNRPSPVDVRDSVGRPPVDPRESIGRPPVDGREHFARPHVDMRENFGRPGIDNLGRREHFGFNSDKHWGQRGDYDEREHHAFPIYGGPKGFHEDRERFRHVNYRFDSRSGPNWNRGFEQDAHRDFDDRRRPWERQRDRDDRDFNFCREINGNRFGRDRMSNNWIPPPHPRVFEYFDGATSQRKADNMPQVNGENTETESQPPTAQVQDDPELYEKLTSSVEINKEKSDTEADIESEPVVESTETEGT